ttataaaaagcCTTTCTGTTATCTGCAGCCTTCCAAGGGGGATTTGGCCTGGTGAGCTACTCCAGTGCTCAGACCTTGGCCCTTCTAGGTCCCCACTAACCCCCTCCCAACCCCACACCGCTGGCCGAAGGGGCCACGGCATAAAAATCCCAGGCTGGACTCAGCCTGGACCAGCTCAGATAAGACTCTACAAAAAATCCTGCTCCCAAAGGCAGGGGTAAGGCCACTGGTGACTTCGCATTTCCAACAGCATTGCCTGCCCCTGCTGCAAGACCtagagggtggggatggggggagcCGGGGCTGGCTCCTGAGAGGGGGGCCTTACCCCCTAATTGGCACAGTGAGAATaaaccctctccctctccccctccccaccccctagaGTTCCCATATGGGGCAGCTTTATGATTTCCTCAACACCCCTGTGAGCAGACCCTACCCTAGCCCTAAAGCAGGGTCCCAAATTCCCGGGGAGGGGTCAAGGGTAAAGAGTGAATATGGGCACGCCTGGCTCCACCTCTGATGCAGGGAACAAAGCTTCTGGCCATGGCTCAGGGATCTGTGGGAAGAACAAATGGGAGGACAAGGTAAGAGGCTCGTCTGCGGTGTGATGACTTTCCATCATCAGGATTCAGACCAAGGGAAACAGAGACAgcccttccccccacctctccTGGGCTACTTTGTAGGGGTAGGCACTGAGGGGCCTGGGGGGGTCCCATCCGGAAACGATGCCATTCTAATATGACATCCTCCCTCCAATTCCCCAGGGGCCCCAGACACCGCCATGTTCTAAATCTCCCCCTTGCTCAAATCACAGGCCTGGTGGGCCCCTAAGGAGTGGGTATAGGTTGCGAGATGCTGCTGTGATTATGGGGTGCCGTACCTGGCTCAAAGTTGAAGTCCAGTCCTTCGTCCCCGTCCATGAGGTCACTGATGATGTTATCCATGTCACACTCCAGGTTCTCCATATACATATCAAGATCGAGATCCTGAGGCATTCGGTCTTGGCTTACAGCTTCAGTTGGAGGGGTGAGCACAGGAGCCCCCAGGGGCTTGGGGACTGGAGCGCCGGCCATGACTGGAGGCGGTGCTATCATCGAGAGGCTGGGAACCAGACTGCTGGGGCCTGGAGCCTCTGGGGGCTTAGGGCATAAGCCGACCCCCGGGGCTAGCTTACTGGAGGAAGGCATCCCCCCCAGCAACAGAAGTGTCGGAGCCTGGGACAGAATGGGATCTACCTGGGTCATGAGGACGTCAGCAGGGGGTGGTGGCGTATCAGAGGTGAGCAGGGCCTCGAGAGACTGGGAGCTTGAGAAGCACCCTTCTCCTGCTGACAGGGACCCCTCTGCTGGGCTGAAGAGGGAGGTGCTGTAGGTGTGTAACGGGCCCGAAACCCCAGGATGCTGCAAAGAGAAGCCGGAGAGGCTGCTCCGAGATAGCAGGGAATGGGGAGATGTGAGATTGAGCCCATCTAACAGCTCGAGATCTTCTTTCAGGGTGGGTGGAACACCCCCTGCATAGCCGCTGGCTGAGGCTGGTATTTCTTCTTCTGCCAGCACCTCAGGCTCTGGTCTCCTGGGGGAGGGCCGAGTGCTGACAGTGCTGGCATTGGAACTGCTCCGCGGACGGAAGGTGCTCCACACATCAGCTTCCTCACGGTTGCGAGAGCCGGGGCTGCCCGACCACTTGGCGAAGTGGCCAGTGGGGCTCCTCGGAGTGGCGCTTTCCGGTGGAGCTGGCAGCACAGCGGGTTTCTTCTTGGGGGCCTTGCTGCGGCCTCGGAGCAGCTTGCTGCTGCTATCCATGGAGGCTGCCCGGCGGCGGGGCGCCTTGCCGCTCTTGCCTCCCTCGGGGTTCAGCATCCACCACGAACTCTTGCCAGTCGCCTCGTTGTGAACCTTGATGAACTTGCTGTGCAGCGACAGGTTGTGGCGGATTGAGTTCTGGAGGGGCAGAGGCAACAGGAAAGGGGCATGAGATGTATGGAGGGGAGTCAGGGGCCAGCAGTCCAGTCTACAAGGATGCTGGGTGGGACACAGCAGGGACATTCCTGGAAACTCAAAGCTAGTCAAATCCAAGGGGCAGACAGGCCAGGGTAGGAGTGGAGGGTGGCGGTAGGGGAGGAGACCATACACTGTTCCCACCTGAAGACCAGCTGCTTGGTCTCTGCTCCGGACTTCTCTGCACAGGGATCCCAGGAGACAACCCGAGCAACCACCAATTCAGAAGGCACTgcgcccctcctccccacccccccgaaAAGCTCACAGCACTCTAGTCCTCCCAAGTCTCTGGGGGCTGGCCAGCATCGGGAAGACACACTCCGGGTTCAGCAAGAACTCGGCTCAGATGGAAAAGAGCATTCCACAGCTCCACCCCTTTCCTTGAGCGCCTGCTTGGGTGGAGTTGACAGGACAGTGGCGCAACACCAGCCCAGGACTGACCCACCCTGTCCCAAGCCAGTTTTCTGAAGAGGCTGAGGGGCTGGAACCTCAGCACGGCTGATGCTCCACTCTCCCACTGGGCATTTGGATCCTGGCTCTCTGTAGGATTTGAAGATTCCTTTTTTTCCGATTTCTCTCAGTTTCTGGACGCACACCCTCAACTACATTCAGGCCAGGCTTCTCCTAGTGCCTCGAATACCCAAAACACATTCCTCCAGCCTTCCTGGTCCGGGGAAGGATCTCCCCTCTCTAAAATTCTCCTAGTTCATCAAGACCAAACCGAGCTTAAGTGCCCCGTTTTATGAAGTGGTGGCTTGACTCCTGCAGCCAAAATTCTGGTACAGTATTTAAAGCTGTTCCCCTCAAACAGGCCCAATCTATAGTATATTGTTCTTCATTTCCATGCAATCTGCCTTATCAAGTGTAACTTCCAAGACACAGATCACGTTGTCCAGGTGGGCAGCCCCCAGCAGTGCCCCCCTCAGAGTGCCAACCTCCCAGTATATAATCAATATTTGTTGCCTGATTGGTGGGTGGCCCTCAGGTGACAGATGGTGAATCTCCCCTTGAGGCTCCGTCAGCTCTTGAGTGCCTTGGGTATTAGGAGCTgtgttcttccttcctccctcgcTGCAGATATTCTGCTAGAGATAAGTATTTTTTCCCAGGGGCCCAGGGAGCTGAGATTCGCAGCTTCTTGGGCCCCCAGAGCAGCTTATTTTCACTGGCTGCCTCAGGCTACTTACACCATCCTTTTGTGTCCCGCCCCCCTCCGGCtccgccctccccccccccaagaacctcccttctctttcctacctcctttcccctaCTTCTCAGGAATTTGTGCAGAATATCTCCAACCTTAGGGGCATTTGACCTCCCACATGAAGCTCTTTGGTGTTTAGAAACTTGGGAAGAGCCCAGAAGGGCTTGGAGCAGCTAGGAGGCTGAAGCTTTGGACAGTCAGAAATCACTTCATGTGTTTCAGACTGATGCTGGAGATAAGGGGACTCTTTGCCTGGGGAAAGATGCTTAAGTAGCTTCTTGCTCCAGGGCTCTTTAGCTGAAGAACTCCTTGTCTCCCTGGGACCCTGCAGTAATGGCACTCCAACTACTATGGCTGCATTAGTATTTTTGGTTCCTTCAAGGATCACACTTGTCCATCCAGCCTGAGCTTAGTAACTGAGAACCACAGTGACTTCCGGCACCATGATTTCCCCCCCACCCTTTTGCAGCCTCTAACTCTGGGTCTATTGAGAAGGCTCATTCCTTTCCCTACTACTCAGTACCGGTGAGGCCCATTTGTTCATCCCCTCTTCTTTAGACCTTGGAACTAGTACGTGGTACAGCCTCCTACCTGGAAAGGTCGGCTCCCTAGAAGCCTATAATTCTTACCTGTTGGAAGAGGGGTGACTGCACACTGTTCCCCTAACCACCTAAACTAAGCCTTCTTGTTCTATGTGAGTGCCGCCCCCTGGTGGGGTGGTAGTAACCTTGGCCCATCACCAGGGAAGCCAGTTCAGGCTTGAGGCTACCTTGgaccagggcaggggtggggagtgagaggTGAGAGCATTGGAGGCCCCAGACTTGGCCTGATTTGGCTTTGCCATTATTCTATGACAGCATGGATTAACAGAAAGAGCTTAGACCTGAGTTCAAGTTCTCATTCTATTGATCTTGGCAAGTTTCCTAAGCTTTCTAGACCTGAGTCTCCTAATTAATTTGTCAAATGAGGAATCTCGGAATTGCTGTAAagactaataaaataaaaaaattaattactttgtaaacaaacaaaaaaaaccccctaTAAGTATAAATTATAAGGAGGGACTACACTCCCACAGCATAACTAACAACTCTTGGTTATTTCTTCTACCCTGGAAAATGAAcctaagggaaaagaaaaacagctgTGTAGGCTGGGTCCAAGGAGGGGAGCTCTTTATGAGCTGAGACTGTGGCGTGGCAGTCTACCCAGAAATAGTGCCAAGGGTCTCATTCAGCTGTCCCGTTTTCTGTTCTGCCCAACCCCTAGGGATACTGCAGATCTGATCCCTTGATCTCTTACACCTCAGGTAAGACCCTCTGCTCATTTGATCCTCTGTATTTCCTTGCATCCTGATCTCACCACTTACCAGTGTCCAAGACTTCGATAG
This Camelus bactrianus isolate YW-2024 breed Bactrian camel chromosome X, ASM4877302v1, whole genome shotgun sequence DNA region includes the following protein-coding sequences:
- the FOXO4 gene encoding forkhead box protein O4 codes for the protein MDPGNENSATEAAAIVDLDPDFEPQSRPRSCTWPLPRPELAPEPSESPEVESGLGEKVHTEGRSEGRSEPTLLPSRLPDPAGGPQPGILGAVTGPRKGGSRRNAWGNQSYAELISQAIESAPEKRLTLAQIYEWMVRTVPYFKDKGDSNSSAGWKNSIRHNLSLHSKFIKVHNEATGKSSWWMLNPEGGKSGKAPRRRAASMDSSSKLLRGRSKAPKKKPAVLPAPPESATPRSPTGHFAKWSGSPGSRNREEADVWSTFRPRSSSNASTVSTRPSPRRPEPEVLAEEEIPASASGYAGGVPPTLKEDLELLDGLNLTSPHSLLSRSSLSGFSLQHPGVSGPLHTYSTSLFSPAEGSLSAGEGCFSSSQSLEALLTSDTPPPPADVLMTQVDPILSQAPTLLLLGGMPSSSKLAPGVGLCPKPPEAPGPSSLVPSLSMIAPPPVMAGAPVPKPLGAPVLTPPTEAVSQDRMPQDLDLDMYMENLECDMDNIISDLMDGDEGLDFNFEPDP